The genomic window CAAGTCTTTCAGAGACCCTCTGTGTGTCCCCTCTAGTTTCAGCTGCTGAGAGACCAGTTTCCTTCTTCCTAATTTTGGCTGCAGCATCCTGCCTCCCTAAATCTGAAAGTCAAATCCTGCCTCTGTCCTCAAAGTATTCAAGTTCcctttccaaattaaatttgCCATAATCAATGAAGCAGTGAGATGCTTTTCTTCAATTacccttttaaaaattcatacaAAAATAGAATTCTTAATTAAAAGCTTGCCAATCTGAAATCATTGAGGAAATGAGaccaaaaaaatccttccagAAATGTGCCCAGACTAACTCAGACACAAAGCAAGGAGAGCACTAGATAGGGATCTGATTTTTGCCTAGCCTCTGCAACTGATTCACTGCAATACTTTCTGCAAGTCATTTATTGTGCAGCAATGTGCTTATTGATGGAGGAAAACcagtatttatttcctttcacagaGTTGTCCTGAGTCTGAGTAACAACTACTTGTGCAAATCTTTGGATGAAAGAAATTGTAGAGTTCTAAGCTCTTAATATATATTACTTATTGTACTTTAAAATAGTCATCACACCAGGTAGGAATTAACATTCCAAATCCCATAGGGTGGATACCTCTTCctacatgtatatataaaagTCATCAAGTGACCTGCCTCAGAGGAAGGCCAACTGAAGACAGGTGAGTCTGAATTCGCTCTTAGAACATTTCTTTAGAGCCAGAagcctttattttgttttgacttagccttttgttttgatttacCATTTTATCAGTATTGTGATTGCTATGCTGTATCTAACTCAGGACTGTGAGGTTTTTGtgatgggaggggaaaaaaatggctgGTAACTTAAAAATTTATAATCCGGCAATTTCCTACATGTGGAAAGAGCTACAGCCTGTAGCTTTTGATGCAGACCCATATGGATGTGCCATTGAATTTATAGGTATTGGGTCAAGCTATATTGATCCGGGCTTGTAAATACTCAGTGTTAGTGCTAGAGGTCAAACTGAGTTCCTGCGTGCACCCAGCTCCGTCTGTGAACACTTTTCCTGAGTAGGCTCACTCACTCATTGGAGTCTCTCCAATGACACTGGTGGACTATCCGCGTTTCTCCATTCATGCAGTCTGGTTTGCAGTAGAAATGCAGTCTAGAGAAAAGGTCACACATTATTAAAATCGATAATGTATTTTCAAGTGTTAACAGCATTAGTGATGACTGCCTACAAGACTCATGGTGTGTTTTTTATTTGAcatcttggggaaaaaagtatttgtaaGCCATAAAAGCTGCTCTCTTTACATGTGTTAACCAACAAGCCAAATACAGTCAATGTTTTTTGCATTTGATAGCTATTATCTGATGacattttggaatttttttaataagcacaACAGATGCATTTATTAGTAAAGTGATAATCTGCTCTTATTGCACAGAGAAGTATTATTTCACCAAATAAATCTTGGAGTTGCCTTGCATGCTCTTAGCAGAGAATTAAGGGTTatattgtttgatttttgaaagCAAGTTTTTCCAAAAGCCAAGCAAAAATCCTTTTTGAACGGAGATGCAATAGATGTGTGCACTTTGTAGCACATTAGACTTCAAACACCtataaaattaaagcaaagatGGCATACCTTGTCATTGTAAAGACACGCTACGGGTGTTCAGGAGGGGCCATGTGAGCAAACAATGAGAACTGACAGGGACTAAAAAGGTCCCTGCTGGCCCAGGCTGCCAACAGGGACCTCCCTGATCCCAAGCTCCCCAAGGGGAGAGCATGCTGCAGAGAAGGTGCCTCTGCTCCCCAACCCCTCTTCAGGAAATGCCGTCCCCGTCTGGTGCCTCAGGGCAGGAGCTTTTGGCACCCCAACTTTGCTACAGTGCTGTTGAAGACCAGAAGTGATTTCTTCATGTTTTGCAAACTGCTGTGTTTCCAGGTCTCCTGGGACAGCTGAGGAGAGCCATCACCATGATCCCCGCACTGCTCTTGCTGGGCCTTTCAGCCCTTGTCGGTGAGATGGGTTTGGGTTGCTGTCAAAAGCACAGTGGGAATTGTTTGCAGAAGGACCACAGAAAGGAGGTGTGCAGACAGGCTTGAGGTTCCCTTTCTGCATGGCCCTGTAAAACCCTGTGTGGCTAAAGGTCCTCAGCTGCTGTATGAGTCCGCTTGCTGCCCACACATGtcttttaaaccagcacatctgGAGTATGGGACTGAAACCAAAAGGGAGTCACAGACATAGCTCCTCTTGATTTTTCCAGCTAACCTTATCCAGTCTCTCTGACTGCTCAGAAATGGTCTCACAAATGTGGCAAGCTGTTTGATGGAGGCTATTTGTTCCTTGGTTACTGAGGAAATGGGGTAATTTTCACAGACTGAGGCAAGAATTCTCCTGAATTAATTCCTCACCAGGTTATGGAGAGACACAGGAGACACTCCCAGCTGGGGTGCTCAGGTACTTCCAGTCATCACCTGAGGGATCCTGGACACTGGGGACATTGAATGGGAAGAGCCCtctgaaataaatgcagagaCTGTGGTTCTTCATTCCCACACCAGCCTTTAGACCTAACAGGGCAGGCGCATATTCATCTAAATTTTCGTTAGATCCACTTGCTTCAAGTGGATATTCAGttagaaaagaacaaatttCTGTTCTCTACTTTCCTTGATAGCTTTAGTGATGGAGAGCAGTGGCAACTGTACAAGCAGGGCCAACACAAGGGGATTGTGGATTGCAGGTCTGGGTGACTCCCTCATGCTCAACTTGTACGCACTTGCAGCACTTGTACAATACTGCTCTGAGATCTTATGTGTTCAAACACCTCCATTTAATATTTCAGCTCCATCCATGAGTTACAGTTGCTACGGTGATATAAGTGCTCTTCCAGCCCCCACGATGTCCTGTACAGCTGTAAGAGCCCCAGATTGTGGTAGGTATCATTCATTGCTTGACTTGTCGACCTGTTTCTACCTGACAGAGAGATGCTTTACTTACTGTTATTGCCAAATTAAATGTGGTGCAGCTATTCAATTAGTCAAAAGGGAGAAAGCAACATTTCCTCTCCCAAAATGGTGGGTGCTGTGAAGCCTCCAGATCTGGTGGGAAGTGGAAGCACAAACCACAGGTCCTGTAGTCAGGATCTTCAGCCTCAGAGTAAAGGGAAATAGTACCACCCCTTTTCAGTTAAAACGGCTTCTTCATCAGCCAGGACTTTGGCATCAGCATCCTCACAAAACCCCAGGGCCCGTATGCCGGAAGGTGAAGATGCACAGATCCAGGTTCTGAGTGCTGGCATGTTGGCTGAGCTAGCCAGTGGTGACCCGTCAGAGACACATTTTACAGGGCAAAGGTCCCAAGTGTGTAGCCATCCTACTTCTGGATGACTAGTGTTTGGTAACTCCTtcacatttctctctttctttcctcatgtTATTTCCCCGTGCATTGCACATCTGGCTGTGTCAGGTTAATGCTGCAGAAGAACAGGACCACAAACATGTGGTTCCACTTCCTAAGAagcctccctcttccccttgGGTACTGGCACAGCAGCTTCCTAGCCGTGGTCAGAGCCAATAGGGCTGTGCTTTTTCCTCAAGCTCCACTGCCCAGTTTGGTGTAGATGCAATTCCTTCAGAATTTGAGTTACTTCTTTGATACATCTGCtcaaggggaaagggagggtTTTGGACAGGGATGTGTTTAAGTCTGCCTTTTCCTATGCTGCAGGATATGCCATAGTACGGAAGACTGCTGAGGCAGACCTCGTGCGCCTGAGGAGATATGAGGTCCCAATTAGACGAGTAGCCAGAAACCTGTGCTTGGACCCAGCTCTCATTGGTGCCATCATGTCACAGGAGAGCCGTGTTGGCCTGCTCCTGAACAACGGCTGGGACCAGGGACGGCAGAAGTACGGCTTGATGCAGGTACATCAGGATGATGAGTAACAGCACAGTAATTTAGTGCTTACCTCAGCAAATGACTGTCCTGTAATCAAAACAGCACTAAAATCAAAGGTTGTGCTTAAGTGTCTGGAAGAAGGTCACTTCAATGAGTTGCAGCCTGGGGGGCcaatgaagaagaagaagaagctACAGCAGGGGTTGCATTCAGAGGGAAACCCATTTTCTTGCTTGTCTTTTCTAGATCAGCAGGCAGCTACAGCAGCCTTATGCAGTGTGGGATAGTGAAGAACACATAAATCAGTGCTCAACTATTCTGGTTCTTTCAATTAATGAAGTACGGACAAGACATCCTACCTGGACCTGGGATCGGCAGCTGAGAGGTACACAATGGGCTGTATACTAGAAAGGGATACACTTGAGAGTATTGTGCACTTGTTGGTGtcacttttaaaggaaaaagagcatCAGTCTGGCAGATTTTACAGCATGTCTTAcaataaaaaccccaaccaaacccagttttctaatttaaaagaGGCAATTCCAAACTGGCAGATCAGCAATGTGAAATAGCTGTCAGGTGGATAAATAAGGTAGAAAATAACCGAACACAAGCcactggggaaactgaggcagaaattGAGGGACCACAACACAATGAGCTTATTGTGGCAGGCTGTTGTGTCCAGGAATCTTGGGATCCAGGTGTCCTTATAGTCCGTGTTATCTTCATGGCGGTTCATTCACTCTATGCTATAATTTACTCTCCCATCCTTGCTCTGATACTGCCTTTTTAGATTACACACTTCTGGAAACAGTATGCCATTTTCACCTGCATTTGGAGAGAATCATGGGTTCCTTCACTGTAGCAACAAAGATTTTACAAAATCAGTCACTTTTCAACAACAGTGCACAGTTAGCACTTTGCCAAGCAGTTGTGTATGTTTGATGAGACGCATGGCCCTTTCAGCTAGAAATTTTTACTCTTAAAACTCTATTTCTTACTTACAAGCCCAAAACAATAACTTCTTGACTCTTTCCAGGGGGAATCTGCACCTACCATGCAAGAATGGGCAATCTCCAGGTCTACGAGGAAGACCCATGCAGCAGAGACAACAACTACGTCAACAGCGTGATTAGGCGAGCCCAATACTTCAAGAGAAATGGGTTCTAGGTCATAAACCTGACCCACCACTGAGCCTCTCCTCTGCACAGACTAGCAGTGATCACAGTACCCAGAGCAGGTCTTCTGGCAGGACCGATGCTGGGAGCATTGCCAGCAGCACCTTGCTTGCTCCAGCAAATCCCAGCTCCCCACTCACCAATGGGCGAGCTCAGCACTGCCTTCCAGGGAACCCACAGGGATGAGATACCACAAGCTTGGGGCCTTTGAGAAGCAGATGGGGACAGACCAGCAGTGTTTAAATTTTGAGTGAGGAATGTGACTCTTCCTGTTTGGAGCTGAACCCAGGGCTGTTCATGCATCCCCCAGATGCAAGCACACAGGCAGCTCTCCCTGGACATCAGCTGTGCTCTTCCCATCACCTCCAtccacctccttccctctccacagccaATGCAGGGGATGAAGTCCCTGAGTTAAAATTTTCCTTCCCCTTGATGCTGCTGGCTAAGGGGCAATGAAGACACTTCTCATTGAGCCTTTGGTCTCTGCAGTTGCTGAATATTCCTGTGGCCAGCCTTGAGAGGGACAATGCTAAACATGATTTGGTTAGTCTACCAAGCCTTGGAGTCCATGGCCATGGACTGGGGACCTCTTAAGGGTGAAAAGCAGCCTCACATAGGGGAAATCCTCTATATAGAAAGTACTGCAAGCGCCACAGCAGGCATGCAAAACGCCTTTCCGTTAGACACCAGCCCTCAGTAGGAGTCAGCCCCATACGTACCCACCCAGGAGCTGTATCACAGCAACAGTGTTGGTAAAAACCCCGCAACCTTTCCTACTTTATCTTTGGCTCCCTTATGTTGGGTTTCCTgcaaatttaaaagcatttcagcaTCCATCCCTCTGCCAGAAATCCCAGCTTCTAATAGGAGTAAATTAGCTCTGGGCTTATAAGGTCTGTTTGAAAGTGGTCTTCTATGTGGATGAGTCTCTGGGTGCCAATTTATGTTTAATTAGAATAATAATTAGAATAATACTGAGAATAATGATAAgaataagagagaaaataaagataaatgtTAAATtccagtgttgtttttttcaatttcatgGGACTCAGTGGGTAACAAGCTACAACTTGAGTAAATAACCCAGTTTGATACTCTTGGAATGGACCTAAAACTTAGTTTGAGAACAAGGAGAGGAATATGGTGCTGGAGACTGGATATGTGAGAAGATCTGGGCCTGAGCCCGGCCACTGACCCAAACCTGTGAACAAGGGAATAAGGACGTTCACATTTAGCCTTTTGAATTTCCATTTTGGAGATATCAGAGCACCTTTCTGCCAGCTGTCACCTTTGCTGATGTAGAAGTGATGTGCCTGGCAGTCCCTGCCTGGTAACACAGGGATatgctgtgtgtgtgcctgggcTGCCAGGCAGGGTCAAGACAGGAAGCATGAGAG from Chiroxiphia lanceolata isolate bChiLan1 chromosome 2, bChiLan1.pri, whole genome shotgun sequence includes these protein-coding regions:
- the LOC116783463 gene encoding lysozyme g-like isoform X2, whose translation is MIPALLLLGLSALVAPSMSYSCYGDISALPAPTMSCTAVRAPDCGYAIVRKTAEADLVRLRRYEVPIRRVARNLCLDPALIGAIMSQESRVGLLLNNGWDQGRQKYGLMQISRQLQQPYAVWDSEEHINQCSTILVLSINEVRTRHPTWTWDRQLRGGICTYHARMGNLQVYEEDPCSRDNNYVNSVIRRAQYFKRNGF
- the LOC116783463 gene encoding lysozyme g-like isoform X1: MESSGNCTSRANTRGLWIAGLGDSLMLNLYALAALVQYCSEILCVQTPPFNISAPSMSYSCYGDISALPAPTMSCTAVRAPDCGYAIVRKTAEADLVRLRRYEVPIRRVARNLCLDPALIGAIMSQESRVGLLLNNGWDQGRQKYGLMQISRQLQQPYAVWDSEEHINQCSTILVLSINEVRTRHPTWTWDRQLRGGICTYHARMGNLQVYEEDPCSRDNNYVNSVIRRAQYFKRNGF